In the genome of Magnolia sinica isolate HGM2019 chromosome 2, MsV1, whole genome shotgun sequence, one region contains:
- the LOC131237117 gene encoding pentatricopeptide repeat-containing protein At5g40410, mitochondrial, whose protein sequence is MVARAHTPFLRVYKLQSPIFSSALLLFINLKTISSFCSKACKNSGANPPLLDPKSCLSISDCRKSHAQAIKYGLFSNGSFPGDQLVIGYVNCGYFDDARQLFDEIPKDVVSWNSTISAFLRRGNASEGLRMFHQMRLGTRLKPNSVTLISVLSACADLQALDDGKFVHGYATKEGFLWEIKVVNSLINMYGKCESMDAACTLFETMPTRNLVSWNSIIAVHAQSGLAEDAISIYNSMRRADFKPDRATLMSMLQACSILAVARLGKAIHGYIVSCGFIADMPIMTTLINVYAKSGSLDTSQEVFAEMIDPDAIAWTAMLAGYSMHGRGREAMDIFKHMVGRGIRPDHVTYTHLLSACSHSGLVAEGKKYFEDMSKAYRIEARVDHYSCMVDLLGRSGLLREARQLIENMSIEPNAGVWGALLGACRMHHNIDLGKEAAERLFVLEPLDPRNYIILSSMYSAAGMWRDALKARALMKERGVRKNPGCSFIEHGNKLHRFVAGDQSHPEAEKIYMKLEELTRKMRGAGYVPRTEFVLHDVDEELKEDMINAHSEKLAIAFGLLVMGNSLPIMITKNLRICGDCHNAAKFISSIERRILIIRDSKRFHHFEDGSCSCDDFW, encoded by the coding sequence ATGGTAGCAAGAGCTCATACACCATTCCTCCGTGTATATAAGCTCCAATCTCCCATCTTTAGCTCCGCCCTTCTTCTCTTTATAAACCTGAAAACCATCTCTTCCTTTTGCAGCAAAGCCTGCAAAAATTCAGGCGCAAATCCGCCACTTCTCGATCCGAAATCTTGCTTGTCAATCTCCGATTGCCGGAAATCACATGCCCAAGCAATCAAATATGGGCTTTTCTCAAATGGGTCCTTTCCAGGCGATCAATTGGTCATTGGCTATGTGAATTGTGGCTACTTCGATGATGCACGCCAACTGTTCGACGAAATTCCTAAGGACGTCGTGTCATGGAATTCGACAATTTCTGCATTTTTGCGGAGAGGAAATGCGAGCGAGGGCTTGCGCATGTTCCATCAGATGAGACTGGGAACGCGATTGAAACCCAACAGCGTAACACTTATCTCTGTTCTCTCGGCTTGTGCCGACTTGCAAGCGTTGGATGATGGGAAATTCGTTCATGGTTATGCCACGaaagagggatttttgtgggagATTAAAGTCGTTAACTCTCTCATCAACATGTATGGCAAGTGCGAATCCATGGATGCGGCTTGTACATTGTTCGAGACGATGCCGACAAGGAATCTAGTCTCGTGGAATTCAATCATCGCGGTTCATGCCCAAAGTGGGTTGGCGGAGGATGCGATCAGTATCTATAATTCGATGAGGCGGGCTGATTTCAAACCGGACCGAGCCACGCTCATGAGCATGCTCCAAGCATGCTCCATTTTAGCTGTGGCGAGACTGGGGAAGGCCATTCATGGCTACATTGTCAGCTGTGGATTCATTGCAGATATGCCTATCATGACCACACTTATAAATGTGTATGCGAAGTCAGGGAGCTTGGATACTTCACAAGAAGTCTTCGCTGAGATGATCGATCCAGATGCTATTGCCTGGACTGCGATGCTTGCGGGATATTCCATGCACGGGCGTGGCAGAGAAGCAATGGACATCTTCAAACACATGGTTGGCAGAGGCATTAGGCCTGATCATGTCACCTACACACACCTCCTAAGTGCATGTAGTCATTCAGGGCTCGTCGCAGAGGGGAAGAAATATTTCGAGGACATGAGTAAAGCCTACAGAATTGAGGCGAGGGTGGACCATTACTCATGCATGGTTGATCTCCTGGGTCGATCTGGGCTTTTGAGGGAAGCCCGTCAGCTGATAGAGAACATGTCAATCGAGCCAAATGCCGGCGTCTGGGGCGCATTGCTAGGTGCTTGTAGGATGCACCATAACATTGACCTGGGGAAGGAAGCAGCTGAGAGATTGTTTGTGCTGGAACCTTTGGACCCGAGGAACTATATAATTCTGTCAAGCATGTATTCTGCAGCTGGAATGTGGCGGGATGCTTTGAAAGCGAGAGCTTTGATGAAGGAGAGAGGTGTACGGAAGAACCCAGGATGCAGTTTCATTGAACATGGCAATAAGCTCCATAGATTTGTGGCTGGGGACCAGTCACACCCGGAGGCAGAGAAGATATACATGAAACTAGAGGAGCTTACTAGGAAGATGCGCGGAGCTGGTTATGTGCCTCGGACAGAATTCGTTCTGCATGACGTTGATGAGGAGCTGAAAGAAGACATGATTAATGCACACAGTGAGAAGCTAGCCATTGCATTTGGGCTTCTTGTGATGGGCAATTCCTTGCCTATAATGATAACTAAGAACCTCCGAATCTGCGGCGATTGCCATAATGCTGCCAAGTTCATATCATCGATTGAGAGGCGGATTCTCATCATCAGAGATTCAAAACGGTTCCATCATTTTGAGGATGGGTCATGCTCGTGCGATGATTTTTGGTGA